Within Nakaseomyces glabratus chromosome G, complete sequence, the genomic segment TGGTTTTGCTCACGGTATTGCCGTCATTGTTCACATTGgtttcttcatcgtcatGTGGGTTCTTGAAGGTTTCAACTTCACTAGAATGTTGCTTGGTGTTGTTACTATGATTCAATGTCAAAGATTGATCTTCCAATGTATGACTGTCTTGATGTTGACTAGAGAATTCAAGAATGACCATGCAAACACTGCCTTCTGGACAGGTAAATGGTACGGTTCCGGTTTTGGTTACATGGCTTGGACTCAACCAACAAGAGAATTAACTGCTAAGGTCATTGAACTTTCTGAATTTGCTGCTGATTTCGTTCTAGGTCATGTTATTCTATTTGCCCAATTCCCAGTTCTATGTATTCCAGCCATTGACAAGTTCCACTCCATCATGTTATTCTGGTTAAAGCCATCGCGTCAAATCCGTCCACCaatttattctttgaaaCAATCTCGTCTAAGAAAGAGAATGGTCAAGAGATACCTAACCCTTTACATTATCGTTTTCCTAGTATTTGCTGGTTGCATCGTAGGCCCAGCAGTTGCTTCTTCCCATGTTGCTAAGGACTTGGGTCACCAATTAACTGGTACTTTCCACAATTTGGTGCAACCAAGAAATGTAAGCAACAACGATACTGGTTTTGGTATTTCCACATACAGTAACCATTACTACACGCATACTCCATCTCTAAAGACCTGGTCTACAATCAAATAATccatttcaataatttgcgtgattttattgtttattcttattccacatttcatcatttgatattaaaCGAGTTCAAGATaatagatttatttttttcatcatttacCTCCATACTAcatcaagaatttttttatttgattgaTGGGTTTATTTGTTATGGTTCGAAGACGgttttaaaatatttatagagATACTGGTTATATCCCGCTGTTTTTACGACTGATCGTCCTTCAACTAGCAAATCCGTTTTGGTATTGTATTTTagttattttatattttcagGAGTTTCTTTAccttatatatattaagaGGAAccatattattatttttcatgtacttttttttcattttgtcTCTGATCTTTGTTACACTTCATTAGTTTTTGTGAGCGCTAACTTAATAAAAAGCTCCCAATTAAAGTGTCGGGTGCTTTTGGAACCGcaaaaacaattgatagaatagaaaataaactaAGATGTAGTACATAATTCAGAGATTATTCATTTATTCATGCGGGtgaatatataatgaagaaattatCCACAATAggtttcaatattttataaGTGTCTAGACAACACAAGGGAAATTGGTATACCTCATGAagaaattattatattttgctTTGTCTGTGGTAGCAACATCAGCTCAGCTAGCTGATGAGGTCTTATTACGCAAATGGTCTTTGCAGTTACCTACTATCGAAATCGAAGGCAAtaaattcttcaatagTGAAACTGGTGAGCAATTTTTTATGAAAGGCATTGCATACCAACAGCAAGTTGATCAGGATAGTGAATTATATGATGGTACACCATATGTAGATCCTCTTGCTGACCCACATATATGTCTCCGTGATCTACCATATCTGGTGGAGCTTGGAATCAATACAATAAGAGTGTATCATATTGACCCCAGCTCTTCACATGATACATGCATGAAGGCATTTTCTGATGCAGGTATATATGTGCTCATCGATCTCGCAGAACCAGAAATATCCATAGTCCGTAATAACCCTAGTTGGGATGTTAAAGTATGGTCTAGGTATAGAGATGTAGTTGATGCCATGCATTTTTATAACAATGTTTTAGGCTTTTTTGCTGGTAATGAAGTGACCAATGACAAATATAATACTGATGCTTCACCATTTGTGAAGGCGGCAATTAGAGATGTAAAGACTTATATGCAACAAAAGGGATATAGGAATATCCCTGTAGGTTATTCAACGAATGACGATGCTGAAACTAGAATAAATCtttccaaatattttgtatgTGGAGAAAACTCAGCAGATTTCTATGGCATAAATATGTATGAGTGGTGTGGCTATTCTACATACGGCACCAGCGGctacaaagaaagaactgaAGAATTTACTGACTTCCCTGTTCCAGTGTTTTTCTCTGAATTTGGGTGTAACTTGGTTAGACCCAGGCCATTTACAGAAGTAGCCGCCCTCTTCAGTAAGAAAATGTCTTCTGTATGGTCTGGCGGTTTAGTTTATATGTATTTTGAGGAGGAAAATCAATATGGTGTTGTTAAaattaacaaaaataatgaagtaGAGAAGCTACctgattttgataatttgaaaaaagcaTATAGGAAAGCAACCCCTAAGGGTGTCAATCTTTCAGATCAAGCTGTCTCAAGGAAATCCATTAATGTTCGCAAACTTGATTGCCCGGAGAAAAGCcataataataattggTTAGCGTCTGATATTTTACCACCGACACCTAATGACGAGAAATGTTCTTGCTTGGATGAGATTTTACCTTGCCTGGCATTACCTAGTAATGACGATCAAGATCATTACAAGACTTTATTTAACTACGTTTGTGGGGAAGTCGACTGTACAGATATCAAAACAGATGGTACATTAGGGAAGTATGGAAAATTCTCAGACTGTTCAGTAAATCAAAAGCTGTCCTTGCAATTGAGTAAGCTTTACTACAAATTAAAATTAGAGGATCACATATGCCCAACTAACCCGAAATACGTTCGGTTTAACAGCGCGACCATAACTCGGAAGGATACTTGTGAATCTATCCTCAAAGAAATTAGCCAAGGGACTGCAAAAACTAAAAAGGAACCGATAAATGAAATAGTCACATCGGTACCAGCGGAAGACGGAATGATTTCCTCCACCGCTAACACTTTGAGTGGCACAATAATACTAGTTATTATTGTTCTAAATACTTTAGTAGTCCTGCTTATAGCATATTAATAAGAATGATCTAAAAATCTATATCATAGTAAAATTGACTCAAGCTCTAGCAGGAATCTCAATAAAGTCATAATGTTTCATACCTCATAGAGATCCTTCCAGTATACTACCTTAACGacaaatatatagataGTACCGACAGGCATTGTAATACCGACTTGAGTACATTTGTGACTGTAGCTAATGGAACACCCATACACAACACCCAAACGTTTCAAATAAGATGACTGGTTTTCAAACTTGTACTTCATGTTTCCGTATACGGAAAAAAAACCTTCGAATCTAGAAATAATTTGTCACGTGATTTCGGTATTGCCAATTGGTACTGATAGTCGTGATGTCCCCTGATGCTCTTCCATCTTGTGAGTTACTCCGTCATCCTCAGCAGAGAGTAGGCAGGATCGTTCCACTTGTTGGTGGGTCTGGAAGTGTGCCTCGCTGAACAGCGGGCCAGTGCTGGGCTGGTGTGGGCAGCAAGAGGCGAGCCCAGGCTAGACCGATCGTCTCGCTTCAGTGGTACTGTTGGCTCTGCCCAGGGTTCCCATCAGTTTCACTTAGTTTCGTTCGCTAGGCAGAGGGTTGCAAAGTGCTAGGCAGAATCTGGTCGTGCTGCGGTGGGAAAGCTGAAACTTTTGGCAAAAATTCCAGGTTGGAGGTAGTCCATCTAGCAATTCTGTACTACCAGTGACAGATTGTAGGCCAGCTCTGATAGTTTGTCAGGACTGGACAGTCAATTAGATATTATAGAAAGCGCCTATTACCT encodes:
- the GAS2 gene encoding 1,3-beta-glucanosyltransferase (CAGL0G01056g~Putative glycoside hydrolase of the Gas/Phr family; predicted GPI-anchor); this translates as MKKLLYFALSVVATSAQLADEVLLRKWSLQLPTIEIEGNKFFNSETGEQFFMKGIAYQQQVDQDSELYDGTPYVDPLADPHICLRDLPYLVELGINTIRVYHIDPSSSHDTCMKAFSDAGIYVLIDLAEPEISIVRNNPSWDVKVWSRYRDVVDAMHFYNNVLGFFAGNEVTNDKYNTDASPFVKAAIRDVKTYMQQKGYRNIPVGYSTNDDAETRINLSKYFVCGENSADFYGINMYEWCGYSTYGTSGYKERTEEFTDFPVPVFFSEFGCNLVRPRPFTEVAALFSKKMSSVWSGGLVYMYFEEENQYGVVKINKNNEVEKLPDFDNLKKAYRKATPKGVNLSDQAVSRKSINVRKLDCPEKSHNNNWLASDILPPTPNDEKCSCLDEILPCLALPSNDDQDHYKTLFNYVCGEVDCTDIKTDGTLGKYGKFSDCSVNQKLSLQLSKLYYKLKLEDHICPTNPKYVRFNSATITRKDTCESILKEISQGTAKTKKEPINEIVTSVPAEDGMISSTANTLSGTIILVIIVLNTLVVLLIAY